Proteins encoded together in one Flavobacteriales bacterium window:
- the tpx gene encoding thiol peroxidase has product MPQPRTLSALPGVGQTAPALRYVKQDRSNHDLAALRGEVVVLFSLPSLDTSVCATETRTFNQKVAGLGAHVLVISMDLPFAMKRFCETEGITNVHTGSDFRYRDMATGWGAAIAEGPMEGLHCRAVWVIDRQGVIRHVELTPELGAEPDYEAVIAAARQLL; this is encoded by the coding sequence ATGCCCCAACCCCGCACCCTCTCCGCCCTTCCCGGCGTCGGCCAGACCGCCCCGGCCCTCCGATATGTGAAGCAGGACCGCAGCAACCATGATCTGGCCGCTTTGCGCGGTGAGGTCGTGGTGCTGTTCTCCCTGCCCAGCCTCGACACCAGCGTCTGCGCCACCGAGACCCGCACCTTCAACCAGAAGGTGGCCGGCCTGGGCGCGCACGTGCTGGTGATCAGCATGGACCTGCCCTTCGCCATGAAGCGCTTCTGCGAGACCGAGGGCATCACCAACGTGCACACCGGAAGCGATTTCCGCTACCGCGACATGGCCACGGGCTGGGGCGCCGCCATCGCTGAAGGCCCCATGGAAGGCCTGCACTGCCGTGCGGTCTGGGTCATCGACCGCCAGGGCGTCATCCGCCATGTCGAGCTGACCCCGGAGCTCGGGGCCGAACCGGATTATGAGGCGGTGATCGCCGCGGCGCGCCAGCTCCTTTAA
- the purL gene encoding phosphoribosylformylglycinamidine synthase subunit PurL, translated as MATTTLDPDTAPAGVETARKLGLLPEEYDRIQGILGRTPNFTELSVYSAMWSEHCSYKNSIRLLKTLPRTGPKLLAEAGQENAGLVDIGDGWACAFKIESHNHPSAIEPYQGAATGVGGINRDIFTMGARPIAQLNSLRFGDITAEARSRWHMRGVVKGIGDYGNAFGVPVLGGEVYFDPCYTGNPLVNAMSVGIVRTDRVISATSHGAGNPVFIVGSATGKDGIHGASFASKDITDTSMDDLPAVQVGDPFMEKLLLEASLELAQTDAIIGMQDMGAAGITCSTSEMSAKGGAGMDIHLDRVPTRQAGMHAWEILLSESQERMLVVVKKGREAEVKAIFDKWDLNCVAIGTVTDGGMLRYFMHDRLVAEVPADSLVLGGGAPVYERAVKEPAYFAENQRFRAVDVPEPDDLRAVAYDLLASPNIASKRWVYEQYDSMVRTNNMSTNAPSDAGLVLLRDTGKALAVTVDCNGRYVHADPRKGTMIAVCEAARNIACSGGDPCGVTNCLNFGNPYDPEVYWQFSEAIAGMGEACRALGTPVTGGNVSFYNQTVSADSTVPVFPTPTIGMVGVLNDAIKRMGLGFRSKGELIYLLGRSTDDIACSEYLVRHHGIRRSPAPYFDLEEEGRLHTMLLMLIRSSVITAAHDVSDGGLWTTLVEMGLVNGLGFDIVTDSEVRPDAFLFGEGQGRVAVAVNEEQENAFLDMMRASRVPFILLGHVTKGKLVVDDEPFGLIEDARKLYENAIPKAMNEQ; from the coding sequence ATGGCCACCACCACGCTCGACCCCGATACCGCCCCGGCCGGGGTGGAGACCGCCCGCAAGCTCGGGCTGCTGCCCGAGGAGTATGACCGGATCCAGGGGATCCTGGGCCGTACGCCCAACTTCACCGAACTGAGCGTCTACAGCGCCATGTGGAGCGAGCACTGCTCCTACAAGAACTCCATCCGCCTGCTGAAGACCCTGCCGCGCACCGGGCCCAAGCTGCTGGCCGAGGCCGGCCAGGAGAACGCCGGCCTGGTCGACATCGGCGATGGCTGGGCCTGTGCGTTCAAGATCGAGAGCCACAACCACCCCAGCGCCATCGAGCCCTACCAAGGGGCGGCCACCGGCGTGGGCGGCATCAACCGCGACATCTTCACCATGGGGGCCCGCCCCATCGCGCAGCTCAACAGCCTGCGCTTCGGCGACATCACCGCCGAGGCCCGCAGCCGCTGGCACATGCGCGGCGTGGTGAAGGGCATCGGCGACTACGGCAATGCCTTCGGCGTGCCCGTGCTCGGGGGCGAGGTGTACTTCGATCCCTGCTACACCGGCAACCCGCTGGTGAACGCCATGAGCGTGGGCATCGTGCGCACGGATCGCGTCATCAGCGCCACCAGCCACGGTGCCGGCAATCCCGTGTTCATCGTGGGCAGCGCCACCGGCAAGGACGGCATCCATGGCGCCAGCTTCGCCAGCAAGGACATCACCGACACCAGCATGGACGACCTGCCCGCCGTGCAGGTGGGCGACCCCTTCATGGAGAAGCTGCTGCTGGAGGCCTCGCTCGAGCTTGCGCAGACCGATGCCATCATCGGCATGCAGGACATGGGCGCCGCCGGCATCACCTGCAGCACCAGCGAGATGAGCGCCAAGGGCGGGGCGGGCATGGACATCCACCTGGACCGCGTGCCCACCCGGCAGGCCGGCATGCACGCCTGGGAGATCCTGCTCAGCGAGAGCCAGGAGCGCATGCTCGTGGTGGTGAAGAAGGGCCGCGAGGCCGAGGTGAAGGCCATCTTCGACAAGTGGGACCTCAACTGCGTGGCCATCGGAACGGTGACCGATGGCGGCATGCTGCGCTACTTCATGCACGACCGCTTGGTGGCCGAGGTGCCTGCGGACAGCCTCGTGCTGGGCGGTGGCGCCCCGGTCTATGAACGGGCCGTGAAGGAACCGGCCTACTTCGCCGAGAACCAGCGCTTCCGCGCGGTGGACGTCCCCGAGCCGGATGATCTGCGCGCCGTGGCCTACGACCTCCTCGCCAGCCCCAACATCGCCAGCAAGCGGTGGGTGTACGAGCAGTACGACAGCATGGTGCGCACCAACAACATGAGCACCAACGCGCCCAGCGATGCGGGGCTCGTGCTCCTGCGCGACACCGGCAAGGCCCTCGCCGTCACCGTGGACTGCAACGGCCGCTACGTGCATGCCGACCCCCGCAAGGGCACCATGATCGCCGTGTGCGAGGCCGCCCGCAACATCGCCTGCAGCGGCGGCGATCCCTGCGGGGTCACCAACTGCCTGAACTTCGGCAACCCGTACGACCCCGAGGTGTACTGGCAGTTCAGCGAGGCCATCGCCGGCATGGGTGAGGCCTGCCGCGCCCTGGGCACCCCGGTCACCGGAGGCAACGTCAGCTTCTACAACCAGACCGTCAGCGCCGATTCCACCGTGCCGGTCTTCCCCACGCCCACCATCGGCATGGTCGGCGTGCTCAACGACGCCATCAAACGCATGGGGCTGGGCTTCCGCAGCAAGGGCGAGCTCATCTACCTGCTGGGCCGCTCCACGGACGACATCGCTTGCAGCGAGTACCTCGTCCGCCATCACGGCATCCGCCGGTCGCCCGCGCCCTACTTCGACCTGGAGGAGGAGGGCCGCCTGCACACCATGTTGCTCATGCTCATCCGCTCCAGCGTCATCACCGCGGCCCACGACGTCAGCGATGGCGGCCTCTGGACCACCCTCGTGGAAATGGGCCTGGTGAACGGGCTGGGGTTCGACATCGTCACCGACAGCGAGGTGCGCCCGGACGCGTTCCTCTTCGGCGAAGGCCAGGGGCGCGTGGCCGTGGCCGTGAACGAGGAGCAGGAGAACGCCTTCCTGGACATGATGCGCGCCAGCCGTGTGCCCTTCATCCTCCTAGGGCACGTGACCAAGGGCAAACTGGTGGTGGACGACGAGCCGTTCGGCCTCATCGAGGATGCCCGGAAGCTGTACGAGAACGCCATTCCCAAGGCGATGAACGAACAATAG
- a CDS encoding SDR family oxidoreductase, which produces MNQDALVVVTGASRGVGREAVRALAGTHGLNVLAVARDEGALRVLRQACSDGPGAVEVLALDLSGPAAVDEVVHRVGQRRVLGLLNNAGLLRKRTFGSWTAEDLGALFHVNAHVPLLLVQALADRLSGDPPGHVVNIGSMGGVQGSAKFAGLVGYSASKMALAGITECLAEELRDRQVRCNCLALGAVDTDMLREAFPGYQAPVTAEAMGREVARFLVDGHKFFNGKVLSMSLTTP; this is translated from the coding sequence ATGAACCAGGATGCCCTTGTCGTGGTGACCGGAGCCAGTCGCGGGGTGGGCCGTGAGGCGGTGCGCGCCCTGGCCGGCACGCACGGGTTGAACGTGCTGGCGGTCGCCCGCGATGAGGGAGCGCTCCGGGTCCTGCGGCAGGCCTGCTCCGATGGTCCTGGTGCGGTGGAGGTGCTGGCCCTGGACCTGTCCGGGCCCGCAGCGGTGGACGAGGTGGTGCATCGCGTGGGTCAGCGCCGGGTGCTAGGCCTGTTGAACAATGCCGGGCTGTTGCGCAAGCGCACGTTCGGCTCCTGGACCGCTGAGGACCTGGGGGCCCTTTTCCACGTGAACGCCCATGTGCCCCTGCTGCTGGTGCAGGCCCTGGCGGACCGGTTGAGCGGCGATCCTCCGGGGCATGTGGTGAACATCGGTAGCATGGGGGGGGTGCAGGGCAGTGCCAAGTTCGCCGGCCTCGTGGGTTACAGTGCGTCGAAGATGGCCCTGGCGGGGATCACCGAGTGCTTGGCGGAGGAACTGCGCGACCGGCAGGTACGCTGTAACTGCTTGGCCCTGGGGGCTGTGGACACGGATATGCTGCGTGAGGCCTTTCCTGGGTATCAGGCACCGGTGACGGCGGAGGCCATGGGAAGGGAAGTCGCACGGTTCCTGGTCGATGGTCATAAGTTCTTCAACGGCAAGGTGTTATCCATGTCGTTGACCACCCCTTGA
- the mtgA gene encoding monofunctional biosynthetic peptidoglycan transglycosylase: MRHLRLFVRTSVSVVLWGLGLSIGWVMLLAVLPPPVTSTMLVQRVEQGRADRSWRPLEAMSRAIPNAVIAAEDQKFMFHHGFDIEAIEKALDQNERRKGRGRVKGASTISQQVAKNVFLWQGRTWVRKGLEVWFTALVELLWSKERILEVYLNVAELGPGTFGAEAAAQRCFGKSASRLGSQEAALLAAVLPAPRRYSCQRPGGFVRSRQQ; encoded by the coding sequence ATGCGACACCTGCGGCTCTTCGTGCGGACGTCGGTGTCTGTGGTCCTCTGGGGCCTCGGCCTGAGCATCGGCTGGGTGATGCTGCTGGCCGTCCTGCCCCCGCCGGTCACCTCCACCATGCTTGTGCAACGCGTCGAACAGGGACGGGCGGACCGCAGCTGGCGGCCCTTGGAGGCCATGTCCCGGGCGATCCCCAATGCGGTGATCGCTGCAGAGGACCAGAAGTTCATGTTCCACCACGGCTTCGACATCGAGGCCATCGAGAAGGCGCTCGATCAGAACGAACGACGGAAGGGGAGGGGGCGCGTGAAAGGCGCCAGCACCATCAGCCAGCAGGTGGCCAAGAACGTCTTCCTGTGGCAGGGCCGGACCTGGGTCCGCAAGGGGCTCGAGGTCTGGTTCACCGCGCTCGTCGAGCTGCTCTGGTCCAAAGAGCGGATCCTGGAGGTGTACCTGAACGTCGCCGAACTGGGACCGGGCACCTTCGGCGCGGAGGCGGCGGCCCAGCGCTGCTTCGGAAAGAGCGCCTCCCGGCTCGGTTCCCAGGAGGCCGCCCTTCTGGCCGCCGTACTGCCTGCTCCACGCCGCTACTCCTGCCAGCGCCCGGGCGGATTCGTTCGGTCGCGCCAACAATAA
- a CDS encoding redoxin domain-containing protein — MRTLLLSLLMAAPGLLPAQRLSGRFVGDAPDSVLLFDTRGASHQLLLQSLVDPQGEFAFPATAIPGQGFYQLAVNDTDRADIILDPREQEVVLLFSGRPLQSHITVLQSAENERLWAYKAVSRETQAMRKAADLERVDLRPDEVSRSRQLDSIVQRADALKDAHLDRLIEQHPESYFAKVVRADRALLGMQGRPPMDVARAFAFDDPGLMRSAVHPQAVLVFLRNIRAFNEEQFVNASDTLIALTGGCAECRRFMIEHLVEIFATYGPDIALQHLIDRYVDREAQALRFSAATLDKVKAFQRVSVGRIGPDAPLKDPATGTVRPLSDLARGHRAVVLFFYSSTCDHCHEQMPGLARMYTERSGDGLQVIGVALDDDAGLVETTRTAKGITFPCFSHLQGWGDPAARAYAVQGTPTLFVLDGELRIHAKPHDAAEAREVVLGLLARP, encoded by the coding sequence GTGCGCACCCTGCTCCTCTCCCTGCTCATGGCCGCTCCCGGCCTCCTTCCGGCTCAACGCCTCTCCGGCCGCTTCGTGGGCGATGCGCCCGATTCGGTGCTCCTGTTCGACACCCGCGGCGCCTCCCATCAGCTCCTGCTCCAGAGCCTTGTCGACCCCCAGGGAGAGTTCGCCTTCCCGGCCACGGCCATCCCCGGCCAGGGCTTCTACCAGCTCGCGGTCAACGACACCGACCGCGCGGATATCATCCTCGACCCCCGCGAGCAGGAGGTCGTCCTGCTCTTCAGCGGCCGACCGCTCCAGTCCCACATCACCGTGCTCCAAAGCGCAGAGAACGAACGCCTCTGGGCATACAAGGCCGTGAGCCGCGAAACGCAGGCCATGCGAAAGGCCGCTGACCTGGAACGGGTGGACCTCCGCCCCGACGAGGTGAGCCGGAGCCGCCAGCTCGATTCCATCGTCCAACGGGCCGATGCCCTCAAGGACGCTCATCTCGATCGATTGATCGAGCAACATCCTGAGAGCTATTTCGCAAAGGTGGTCCGCGCCGATCGTGCCTTGTTGGGCATGCAAGGACGGCCACCCATGGACGTGGCCCGGGCCTTCGCCTTCGATGATCCCGGCCTGATGCGCAGCGCCGTGCATCCGCAGGCGGTGCTCGTCTTCCTGCGCAACATCCGCGCGTTCAACGAAGAGCAGTTCGTCAACGCGTCCGACACCCTCATCGCGCTCACCGGCGGCTGCGCCGAATGCCGGCGTTTCATGATCGAGCACCTGGTGGAGATCTTCGCCACCTACGGCCCGGACATCGCCCTGCAGCACCTCATCGACCGCTACGTGGACCGCGAGGCGCAGGCCCTGCGCTTTTCCGCGGCCACGCTGGACAAGGTCAAGGCGTTCCAACGGGTCTCGGTCGGCCGTATCGGACCCGATGCCCCCCTGAAGGATCCCGCCACAGGGACCGTCCGGCCCCTCTCCGATCTGGCCCGCGGCCACCGGGCCGTGGTCCTGTTCTTCTACTCGAGCACCTGCGACCATTGCCACGAGCAGATGCCCGGGCTGGCCCGGATGTACACCGAACGATCCGGCGACGGGTTGCAGGTGATCGGGGTGGCCCTCGACGATGATGCCGGCCTGGTGGAGACCACGCGCACGGCGAAGGGCATCACTTTCCCTTGTTTCTCACACCTGCAGGGCTGGGGTGATCCGGCGGCGCGCGCCTATGCGGTGCAGGGAACGCCTACGCTGTTCGTGCTCGATGGGGAGTTGCGCATCCACGCCAAGCCTCACGATGCGGCCGAGGCGCGCGAGGTGGTGCTAGGCTTGCTGGCCCGACCCTAG
- a CDS encoding sigma-70 family RNA polymerase sigma factor, translating to MRGARFSTWLYSIAYRTALSALRARRPGAVDLEATPEQALADTTPGAGHVQDLRMMVDAALARMPAEDAALMTFYYLQDRSVEEIVTITGLSVSNVKVKLHRARKRMLDLVEGPWKAEAWTLIND from the coding sequence ATCAGGGGCGCGCGGTTCAGCACCTGGCTTTACAGCATCGCCTATCGCACGGCCTTGTCCGCGCTGCGGGCTCGTCGGCCGGGCGCGGTCGACCTGGAGGCCACACCGGAGCAGGCGCTGGCGGACACGACCCCCGGTGCGGGCCATGTGCAGGACCTGCGGATGATGGTGGACGCGGCCCTGGCCCGCATGCCCGCGGAGGATGCGGCACTGATGACCTTCTACTACCTGCAGGACCGCAGCGTCGAGGAGATCGTAACCATCACGGGCCTGTCGGTGTCCAACGTGAAGGTGAAGCTCCACCGGGCGCGCAAACGCATGCTCGACCTGGTGGAAGGGCCTTGGAAAGCGGAAGCATGGACGCTGATCAACGACTGA
- the ispE gene encoding 4-(cytidine 5'-diphospho)-2-C-methyl-D-erythritol kinase has product MLVFPCAKINLGLNVVRRRADGYHDIESVLVPIPLCDALEAVVDPALEAGQVAVTRTGRPVPGDAGDDLVARAYRLVLARHPLPGLQVHLHKAIPIGAGLGGGSSDGAHMLQLLDRLFGLGLGPAVLHELAARLGSDPPFFLHDGPCLAEGRGERLTPVELSLNGLWLVLVDPGIHISTAEVYARTRPSGTSVDLRSILSGPVVSWQGRLINGMEEAVFTLHPAIGRIKRALREAGARYASMSGSGSSVFGLFTERPRFAPLTFGAPHWTLPLGSGQQA; this is encoded by the coding sequence ATGCTGGTCTTCCCCTGCGCCAAGATCAACCTGGGCTTGAACGTCGTGCGGCGGCGGGCCGATGGCTACCACGACATCGAGAGCGTGCTGGTGCCGATCCCCCTGTGCGACGCGCTTGAGGCTGTCGTGGACCCGGCGCTCGAGGCGGGCCAGGTGGCGGTGACGCGCACCGGGCGGCCCGTGCCTGGCGATGCGGGGGACGACCTGGTGGCGCGCGCCTACCGTCTGGTGCTTGCGCGGCACCCCCTGCCGGGCCTACAGGTGCACCTGCACAAGGCCATCCCCATCGGCGCCGGACTGGGCGGCGGTTCGAGCGATGGCGCGCATATGCTGCAGCTGCTGGACCGCCTGTTCGGCCTGGGACTTGGCCCGGCAGTGCTGCACGAACTGGCGGCGCGGCTCGGCAGCGACCCGCCCTTCTTCCTTCACGACGGGCCCTGCCTGGCCGAAGGGCGCGGCGAGCGCCTCACCCCCGTGGAGCTTTCGCTCAACGGCCTGTGGCTCGTGCTCGTGGACCCGGGCATCCATATCAGCACGGCCGAGGTCTATGCCCGCACCCGGCCCTCCGGCACATCGGTCGACCTGCGGTCCATCCTGTCCGGGCCGGTTGTGTCCTGGCAGGGCCGGCTCATCAACGGCATGGAGGAGGCCGTATTCACCCTGCACCCCGCGATCGGTCGCATCAAGCGCGCCTTGCGCGAGGCCGGAGCGCGCTACGCCAGCATGAGCGGGTCGGGCTCCTCGGTCTTCGGCCTGTTCACGGAGCGTCCGCGGTTCGCACCGCTCACCTTCGGCGCACCGCATTGGACCCTGCCGCTAGGGTCGGGCCAGCAAGCCTAG